A single region of the Arthrobacter sp. V1I7 genome encodes:
- a CDS encoding IclR family transcriptional regulator, protein MDNSSGVGVIDKAAHVLDALEAGPTTLAQLVAATGLARPTVHRLALALVHHRLVSRDIQGRFVLGSRLVELASAAGEDRLIASAGPVLMQLRDATGESAQIFRRQGDWRVCVASAERPIGLRDTIPVGTQLSMKAGSAAQVLLAWEDHDRLLEGLQAARFTPTVLAGVRRRGWGQSLGEREPGVASVSAPVRGPSGRVIAAVSISGPIERLTRQPGRLHAEVVCNAARILTEALRKTSD, encoded by the coding sequence ATGGACAATTCTAGTGGAGTCGGTGTCATCGATAAAGCGGCCCATGTGCTTGACGCACTTGAGGCCGGCCCCACCACCCTGGCGCAGCTTGTCGCTGCCACCGGGCTGGCCCGGCCCACCGTGCACCGGCTGGCCCTGGCGCTGGTCCATCACCGGCTCGTCAGCCGCGACATCCAGGGCCGGTTCGTCCTCGGCAGCCGCCTCGTGGAGCTGGCCTCCGCGGCCGGCGAGGACCGCCTGATCGCCTCGGCTGGGCCCGTGCTCATGCAACTGCGGGACGCCACCGGCGAGAGCGCCCAGATCTTCCGCCGGCAGGGCGACTGGCGCGTCTGCGTCGCCTCCGCCGAACGCCCGATCGGGCTGCGCGACACCATTCCGGTCGGCACGCAGCTGTCCATGAAGGCCGGCTCCGCCGCCCAGGTGTTGCTGGCCTGGGAGGACCATGACCGCCTCCTGGAGGGGCTGCAGGCCGCCCGCTTCACCCCTACCGTCCTGGCCGGAGTCCGACGCCGGGGCTGGGGACAGAGCCTCGGCGAACGCGAGCCGGGGGTCGCCTCCGTGTCCGCTCCGGTCCGCGGCCCGTCCGGCCGCGTGATCGCCGCCGTGTCGATTTCCGGACCGATCGAGCGCCTGACCCGCCAGCCCGGGCGGCTTCATGCCGAAGTCGTCTGCAATGCCGCCCGCATCCTGACCGAAGCCCTGCGC